Sequence from the Thermocoleostomius sinensis A174 genome:
AACGCATTAATGAGATTCGGCTAGAGCAAGGGCTAACAGATTTGCAGCAAAACGATCGCTTAGCCGAGGTTGCCCGCCGCTATAGCCAACGCATGGCTGAACAAGCGTTTTTTAGCCACACTAGCCCCGATGGTGACACCCCAGCCCAACGAGTGCAATCGGCTGGAATTCGCTACTGGATGGTGGGCGAAAATCTGTTTAGAAGCAGCAATATTCCTCGACCCGTTGATGCTGCTGTGGAAGGCTGGATGGAAAGCCCCGGACATCGAGAGAACATTCTACGAGCAGAATATCGCGAAACTGGGATTGGTGTTTGGCGTCATGGCAGTGACTATTACATCACCCAACTATTTCTGCGATCGTTCAGTTTTTAAGCGCCTAGTTACTAGGGTGCAGTTAAGCGCTGATGGAAGAACGTTATCTACCGGGTTCAGGTTGCTGCGAATGATCAAGCAATGCCCGAATCGCAACCATTAATTCTTGAATATCCAGCGGTTTTGACAAATAAGTTTCAAACCCCGCTGCCAGGATTTGCGATCTTTCTTCTTCACCAGTAAACGCAGTCAATGCAA
This genomic interval carries:
- a CDS encoding CAP domain-containing protein; translated protein: MPTQTRQRATSNKSRRVWLIRWLWPVLALGITGCEPLSQWVEQLPDLPDLPTAESPQVPAPVQSPETAEIEAQIRQRINEIRLEQGLTDLQQNDRLAEVARRYSQRMAEQAFFSHTSPDGDTPAQRVQSAGIRYWMVGENLFRSSNIPRPVDAAVEGWMESPGHRENILRAEYRETGIGVWRHGSDYYITQLFLRSFSF